The sequence GGTGATGAAGTCAAGCCAACAATGTGGATTTTGCAGGGTAGTAGCATCTACAGCAAatgataattgttttagaGAATAATAAGGCCCTAGACAAAACATTTTAATCGCATTTTTTGCTAACTGAGGAGAAGATTCCTCTCACGGAAAACTGTCAACTTGAAACTCGGAAGTTTTACAAATAATTATCATGGTTTTCCGGATTACATATCTTTCCTCTGTCATCATATTGATAATTTTTCTATTATTAAGATTTGCATTGTAATAAAGCACTGATTGCTTTCTTTGCCACACGGGCCAAATATAACATGAGCGGATTGATAATACCTCGTGGCTATATATTGATCACACAGTAGAGCTATTCATTTTGATAGATatggattggaatttggatgtTTGCAGACAAATACTTATCGATTTTTCTCTTCTCCGGTTAAGGTGTCAATTAAACAAAACGAACAGTAAAGCATTTAGGATGACGTACTctcattcaaaataaaaaataaaaaataaaaaatgggtTCGATAGACCGTAAGTGGGCCACACCATCCCTCAGGCCCAGCCATGTACACGGCCGTATTCTACTGCCCATTAATTGTAACCCGACCCGACCCAGTAACCAGATCCCAttcccttcttcttcagtTGTTCTTCTCCTCCGAGTTGGAGCACTTAGGCACCCGCCAACACTCAAGAGAATTGCAGAGAGGCGGTGAAAAAGGATTGCCAAACCCACCCAAACAAACTGTCCTCAACCCTCaactcttctttttccttcttcaaattttcttcagTCTCCCTCCCGCGTCCCCTTTGTTCCTCTTCTCCTGCcgcttcattttcttcttctccgcTGATTTAATCTCAATCAGGCTCAGGCATATCTtaatttcctcttcttttctttgttttcttattgtATTTGGTTCAGTATCtaattcatttcaatttctattGGATTTTATTAGGGCTTGCGGTGATATCTGATAACCGCGCCTTTGAGACTTGAGCTGCTCGAGGCCTGCGATCGCCGACGAGCTTGTGAGAAGGCTTACGGGTAAGTAGATTTGTTTCTCACCATTTTCGAAAAGAAATTTCGTTTTTTTTCGGAGATACATGCAGTATTCATTGGGCAcatgtggcgttggaatttgaACCCAATGCCAACGTCTAACCCTATAATTGTCCCCAAATGTGGATTTCATGGAACCAAACAGAGTTTCATGCTACAACTTTCAATgtgcttagctattgttctGCATGATACAGAATTTCAAAGCaatatatgaaattttcaCATGTTGGTATGTTTTGTTGCTGTTTGATATCAATGTATCACAAGTTCCGTAGCTAATGTCATAAATGTGAGAAATAATAACATAAATATGAAACCAAATTCTAGTCAATctagtttcaagtttcaagtCTGGCTAAATGCATCCTTGTTTATGCAATCACTTGCCAACTGTGTGTTTATATGGATGTTTAAATAATCCATCATTAGTAAGTATCGTTTTCAATTCATGTACAGGAGAAGATATTCAGTCTCATAATTGCATTTTTCAGTCAGACGATATAAGCCTGCCATATTGGGTCGCAAACATTATACATCCAAGAAAGAGGGTGACAGTTGGGTGAAAGATGCTTCAGATCCGGCTTAAGAGTGTTGCACCCCCAGAGGGTGCTGCAGGGGTAAAACCCTTGCCAGCGGAGACTGTGACAGTTGCATGCCCTGACCACCTTGTCCTTGCTGATCTTCCTGTCGCAAAGGGCATTGGTGCGTCAACCATTGCTTCAATTGTCAAGACTGTAGGTCGCAGGTCCCGTCGCCAGCTTGGAGAACGGGTTCACTTTTGTGTTCGCTGTGATTACCCAATTGCTATCTATGGACGCCTGGTATGGACCAACTAAATTTGTCTTTCCACAGTTGCTAGCTgctttcaaatttctttttctttcaaagttTTCCTTCCGCATGATTAGGTTTCCATGTGGTCtttgtgttattttcttctctttagcttcatatattttttctttagatGCTCTGGAAGTGAATGCTAGAAGATAAGTCTTGAATTGCATGATATGGATCTCTTGTATATTAACTAGCTTGGGTTCTTGCAGAGCCCTTGTGAGCATGCCTTTTGTCTGGATTGTGCTAGGAGTGACTCGATCTGCTATCTGTAAGATTTCTGAACTTTACATAGTCATACTAGAGCATGAATCTGTTCCCTGCAAACTTGTTCCTTTTCTGTCTGCAAACTTGTTCCTTTTCTGTCTGCAAACTTGTTGGGCTTGTAGTATTGTAGACTTTTGGATAATCTCCAACAACCCTTTTGACTGTGCTCATCCAAGGGACTTCAGTTGTGGGGAAATGCATTAAAGGGTTGGATTTGCTTCAATAAATTATACATTTCAACAGTTGTGTCAAATTAAACCATTAAATGCATTGTCCCAATTTAAGTACCTTAAGAGCACTTCAACTATTGTTTCTATGTAATTTGAGGTTTGCTACTCGCAGCTGAGTTCACttcattttgaatttgatgaaatATTCACTTGAGAGTTAACAATACACAAATGAGGAGTTGAAAGAGATCCATGGTTACAGGATCAAGTCTTAGTATAAGTAAAATATTTGGCTAGGAACAAAAGACCAGTTTATACACCTGCTGCAAGATAATTGCTCCAAATGTTGAGACGTGTCAATGCGAATGGATTTCAAATCTAGAGTTTCTTTCCATTTCTTACTGGATGACTTCACGTCCAATTATAATAGCACGCGGCCAGTAATTGTGCTTAATGTTATtgttaattattatttgtggaaattgtattttattgaCAAAGAGCTATTAGAATTAACTGATGAATGATAACATCTaattttaatgatttattgAGCAGTTGTGATGAACGCATCCAAAAGATCCAGACGATCAAGTTGATGGAGGGAATCTTTATTTGCGCAGCCCCTCACTGTCTGAAATCTTTCCTGAAGAGGAGTGAATTTGAATCTCATATCCACGAGAACCATGCTTACCTTCTTCAGCCAAATGCGGACAAAATGGATGGAAATGAATCAGAAGCTCGGAGTATCAAACAAGGTACAGTATCGGAATCCACTGGCCGTGCTCCACCAAGGCCAGTCTTTTCTCCTGGTTCAAATTCCCAGCTCCATGACCGTGAGGACAAAGCTCGTCTTCAACAGCCTAGAGAACAGTCGCTTCCAAGGCCAGTCATGCAGCCCAACCCAGCCCCAGCTTTTGGGCAACTTCAGAATAACCCAGCAGATCTCAGTCGTCCCCCAGGCTTTGACAGGCCTAGTCCCCACAATCTCTTCCATCAACAAAGCTATGATTCAGTGGGTAATACAATGCAGGAATCTGGCCAGTTTTCAGATAAGCAGCAGACTCCCTTTTCTGAATACCCACCCATGCATTCCATTCAGGCCCCCAATTATGCAGTTCCCATTAATTCGAATCAAGTGCGGATGCCCTCCCTTCCATTTGCCTATCCTTTTCCCGTTGATGGATCTCAACCATTTTATAATGCTCCCTATGAGATTGCACGGCAGGATTCAGCACCAGATGTTGGACAAGAACAGGGGTCGTTATTGGGTTTTCCCCCTGGTTCAGCGGGGAACATGAATTTTGCTGCTAGTTATCCACAGTCTTGGAATGCAGGGCAGGCTGGTGTTCCTTTTGAAGCTGCACAAGGGGGTCAAGGAACTGCAGATGGTTTCTCTAACTCCTCAGAGTCTCAAGGACAAGTTGCATTTTATCAAGGAGAATACGGACGGAATCCAGGGGGTATGCCTTTCAATCCTCAGCATATGACCAACAAAGCAATGGAAGCAGTGCAGGGTGGAAATTCTATGGATCCAAGAGATGGCAAAGGTATATTAGCATCACAGCCCATGCCCCTTCCTCCGCCACCTCCACCCCCACCTCACATGTCACAGCTCAATCGTCAGTTTTATCAAGGTGATACCGGTCGAGATGGACAGGGGTAGGACTGGCAACATGAGAACCCCGTGATGACTATGGTGGTGGCCAAGTCTAGAAAACATTTCATCTTTTTAATTTCCCCCCTTTTTTTCCCCTGTGGAACTCGTTACTGTTATTATTTGGTCCAAAGCTCTCTGAGTATTTGTTTCCCTCCCTGGATCAGGTTTTGCTTTATAGATAATTGTCAATATCACTCCCAGAAATCAGAATGATATCCGGCTGATTTTATCAAGTTACAGTTCTGAGAAGTCACCAACTACAGATAAACAAttgggctttttttattttacccATGTTTGGGCAATAATTTGTCATGACTCAGATTTAATGAGGATTGGTAACACCAATCATGGAGATAACCCTTCATAATTAGGATTCTTAGTAGACCAATCAGGGATATGAACCTTATCTAATGAGGAGTTTTAGTGGATTAAAACATGTAAAGAAAGGGTAAGTTAGGTCAAGATCAAGACCAATATG comes from Prunus dulcis chromosome 6, ALMONDv2, whole genome shotgun sequence and encodes:
- the LOC117631532 gene encoding E3 ubiquitin-protein ligase HAKAI homolog; the protein is MLQIRLKSVAPPEGAAGVKPLPAETVTVACPDHLVLADLPVAKGIGASTIASIVKTVGRRSRRQLGERVHFCVRCDYPIAIYGRLSPCEHAFCLDCARSDSICYLCDERIQKIQTIKLMEGIFICAAPHCLKSFLKRSEFESHIHENHAYLLQPNADKMDGNESEARSIKQGTVSESTGRAPPRPVFSPGSNSQLHDREDKARLQQPREQSLPRPVMQPNPAPAFGQLQNNPADLSRPPGFDRPSPHNLFHQQSYDSVGNTMQESGQFSDKQQTPFSEYPPMHSIQAPNYAVPINSNQVRMPSLPFAYPFPVDGSQPFYNAPYEIARQDSAPDVGQEQGSLLGFPPGSAGNMNFAASYPQSWNAGQAGVPFEAAQGGQGTADGFSNSSESQGQVAFYQGEYGRNPGGMPFNPQHMTNKAMEAVQGGNSMDPRDGKGILASQPMPLPPPPPPPPHMSQLNRQFYQGDTGRDGQG